The Streptomyces phaeolivaceus genome has a window encoding:
- a CDS encoding MFS transporter, translating into MADLEPRDTDVTQTPAPSVVALGEEGVLSRSYRGLSIGIVSVVLLIAFEAMAVGTAMPVAARELDGISVYGFAFSAYFTTSLFGMVLAGQWADRRGPLGALAAGIGGFAAGLVLSGTAGAMWLFVLGRAVQGLGGGLVIVALYVVVGRAYPERLRPAIMAAFAASWVVPSIVGPLASGAVTEQLGWRWVFLGIPALVVLPLALALPQIRRRASGPVTSTSTSTSTSAEASPPASASVDRRRIRLAFGISLGAGLLQYAAQDLRWFSLVPAAAGVGLLVPAVLGLLPRGTYRAVRGLPSVVLLRGVAAGAFVSAESFVPLMLVTQRGLSPTLAGFSLAAGGGTWALGSWVQARAAVEPYRERLMTVGMLLVAAAITTLPFALIESVPVGIVAVAWAFGCFGMGLVISSTSVLLLHLSAPEEAGTNSAALQMSDGLSNALLLAAGGAAFAALGGGTVAHTTTTATGAASHPAAFVAVFLPMAGVALVGAWVTTRLRER; encoded by the coding sequence ATGGCCGACCTCGAACCGCGTGACACGGACGTCACACAGACCCCCGCTCCCTCCGTCGTGGCTCTCGGTGAGGAAGGCGTGCTGAGCCGCTCCTACCGGGGGCTCAGCATCGGGATCGTCTCGGTCGTGCTGCTGATCGCGTTCGAGGCGATGGCGGTGGGGACCGCCATGCCGGTCGCGGCGCGGGAACTGGACGGGATCTCCGTGTACGGGTTCGCGTTCTCGGCGTACTTCACGACGAGTCTGTTCGGGATGGTGCTGGCCGGGCAGTGGGCCGACCGGCGCGGGCCGTTGGGGGCGCTGGCCGCGGGGATCGGCGGGTTCGCCGCCGGTCTGGTGCTGTCGGGGACCGCCGGGGCGATGTGGCTCTTCGTCCTCGGGCGGGCCGTGCAGGGGCTCGGCGGCGGGCTGGTGATCGTCGCGCTGTACGTGGTGGTCGGGCGCGCGTACCCGGAGCGGCTGCGGCCCGCGATCATGGCGGCCTTCGCGGCGAGCTGGGTCGTCCCGTCCATCGTCGGCCCGCTCGCCTCCGGCGCGGTGACGGAACAGCTGGGCTGGCGCTGGGTGTTCCTGGGGATCCCGGCGCTCGTCGTGCTGCCGCTGGCGCTGGCGCTCCCGCAGATACGGCGGCGGGCTTCCGGCCCGGTGACCTCCACCTCCACCTCCACCTCCACCTCTGCCGAGGCCTCGCCCCCGGCCTCGGCCTCGGTCGACCGTCGGCGTATCCGGCTCGCCTTCGGGATCTCGCTCGGGGCCGGGCTGTTGCAGTACGCGGCTCAGGATCTGCGGTGGTTCTCGCTCGTGCCGGCCGCCGCGGGGGTCGGGCTGCTGGTGCCCGCCGTGCTGGGGCTGCTGCCCCGGGGGACCTATCGGGCGGTGCGGGGGCTGCCGTCGGTGGTGCTGCTGCGCGGGGTGGCGGCGGGGGCGTTCGTGTCGGCCGAGTCGTTCGTGCCGTTGATGCTGGTCACCCAGCGCGGGCTGTCGCCGACGCTCGCCGGGTTCTCGCTCGCGGCGGGCGGGGGGACCTGGGCGCTGGGGTCGTGGGTGCAGGCGCGGGCGGCGGTGGAGCCGTACCGGGAGCGGCTGATGACGGTGGGGATGCTGCTGGTCGCGGCGGCGATCACCACGCTGCCGTTCGCGCTGATCGAGTCCGTGCCGGTGGGGATCGTGGCCGTCGCCTGGGCCTTCGGGTGCTTCGGGATGGGGCTCGTCATCTCCTCCACCAGCGTCCTGCTGCTCCATCTCTCCGCCCCCGAGGAGGCCGGCACCAACTCCGCCGCGCTCCAGATGTCCGACGGCCTCTCCAACGCGCTCCTCCTCGCGGCGGGCGGCGCCGCGTTCGCCGCGCTGGGCGGCGGCACGGTCGCCCACACGACCACCACGGCCACCGGCGCCGCCTCCCACCCGGCCGCCTTCGTCGCGGTGTTCCTGCCGATGGCGGGGGTGGCGTTGGTGGGGGCCTGGGTGACCACGCGGTTGCGGGAGCGGTGA
- a CDS encoding MarR family winged helix-turn-helix transcriptional regulator codes for MTETNEPLPPEVLAGRLSEVFAVLGPLYRRTTRALELKERKEGFPVGVRAVLELLRMGGRPMTVPQMGRTLALSRQFVQRMVNEAAARDLVEAIPNPAHQRSSLIRLTDTGRATIDALVARESLLLKRASGDLTGADVDACVRVLTRLLALFEDVDVN; via the coding sequence GTGACAGAGACCAATGAGCCGCTGCCGCCCGAGGTGCTCGCCGGGCGGCTGTCCGAGGTGTTCGCCGTCCTCGGCCCCCTCTACCGGCGGACGACCCGCGCGCTGGAGCTGAAGGAACGGAAGGAGGGGTTCCCTGTCGGTGTCCGGGCGGTCCTGGAGCTGCTGCGGATGGGCGGGCGGCCGATGACCGTGCCGCAGATGGGCCGGACACTGGCGCTGAGCAGGCAGTTCGTGCAGCGGATGGTCAACGAGGCGGCGGCACGGGACCTCGTCGAGGCCATCCCGAATCCCGCGCACCAGCGGTCCTCCCTGATCCGGCTGACCGACACCGGCCGGGCGACCATCGACGCGCTGGTCGCCCGGGAGAGCCTGCTGCTGAAGCGGGCGAGCGGTGATCTGACGGGCGCCGACGTCGACGCGTGCGTACGGGTGCTGACGCGGCTCCTCGCCCTCTTCGAGGACGTGGACGTCAACTGA
- a CDS encoding type II toxin-antitoxin system death-on-curing family toxin, producing the protein MSRHLTVAEVVAIAGIAFGGKAPETREAGLLESAVHRPRARMFGTAACTDLYEQAAALLHALATNHPLVDGNKRTAWLAAATFLAVNGVDLAAVDQERAYDLVIAVASGEEAEVGVIAERLRGL; encoded by the coding sequence GTGAGCCGTCATCTGACCGTGGCCGAGGTGGTCGCCATCGCCGGGATCGCCTTCGGCGGGAAGGCTCCCGAGACCCGGGAGGCAGGGCTGCTGGAGTCGGCTGTGCACCGGCCGCGCGCCCGCATGTTCGGGACGGCCGCCTGCACCGACCTCTACGAGCAGGCCGCCGCCCTGCTCCACGCGCTCGCCACCAACCACCCCCTCGTGGACGGGAACAAGCGGACGGCCTGGCTCGCGGCCGCGACGTTCCTCGCGGTCAACGGGGTGGACCTGGCCGCGGTGGACCAGGAGCGGGCGTACGACCTGGTCATCGCCGTCGCGTCCGGTGAGGAGGCCGAGGTCGGGGTGATCGCCGAGCGGTTGCGGGGGTTGTGA
- a CDS encoding DEAD/DEAH box helicase has protein sequence MTTTATSSSNHHLSPAFPGRAPWGTAGKLRAWQQGAMERYVQEQPRDFLAVATPGAGKTTFALTLASWLLHHHVVQQVTVVAPTEHLKKQWAEAAARIGIKLDPEYSAGPLSKEYDGVAVTYAGVGVRPMLHRNRSEQRKTLVILDEIHHAGDSKSWGEACLEAFEPATRRLALTGTPFRSDTNPIPFVTYEEGTDGIRRSSADYTYGYGNALADNVVRPVIFLSYSGNMRWRTKAGDEIAARLGEPMTKDAISQAWRTALDPRGEWMPSVLRAADQRLTEVRKGIPDAGALVIATDQDSARAYAKLIREITGTSATVVLSDDSGASDRIDEFSANTDRWMVAVRMVSEGVDVPRLAVGVYATTISTPLFFAQAVGRFVRSRRRGETASVFLPTVPDLLTFANEMEVERDHALDKPKKQGEEDPYAEEDKLLAEAEREQDEDTGDQDMLPFEALESDAVFDRVMYNGAEFGMQAHPGSEEEQDYLGIPGLLEPDQVQLLLQKRQARQIAHSRKKPDAEADLVELPADRRPVVTHKELLELRKQLNGMVGAYSHQCGKPHGVIHTEVRRVCGGPPSAEATAGQLRQRIAKVQEWATRMK, from the coding sequence GTGACTACCACCGCCACCTCCTCCTCGAACCACCACCTCTCGCCCGCCTTCCCCGGCCGTGCCCCCTGGGGTACCGCCGGCAAGCTGCGTGCCTGGCAGCAGGGGGCGATGGAGAGGTATGTCCAGGAGCAACCGCGGGACTTTCTCGCGGTCGCCACCCCGGGCGCCGGGAAGACGACCTTCGCGCTGACGCTCGCGTCCTGGCTGCTGCACCACCATGTCGTGCAGCAGGTGACGGTCGTGGCACCCACCGAGCATCTGAAGAAGCAGTGGGCCGAGGCCGCGGCACGGATAGGGATCAAGCTGGACCCGGAGTACAGCGCGGGCCCGCTCAGCAAGGAGTACGACGGGGTCGCGGTCACCTACGCCGGTGTCGGCGTACGGCCCATGCTGCACCGCAACCGCAGCGAGCAGCGCAAGACGCTGGTCATCCTCGACGAGATCCACCACGCCGGTGACAGCAAGTCCTGGGGCGAGGCCTGTCTTGAGGCGTTCGAGCCCGCCACCCGCCGGCTCGCGCTCACCGGTACGCCCTTCCGGTCCGACACCAACCCCATCCCCTTCGTGACGTACGAGGAGGGGACGGACGGCATCCGGCGTTCGTCCGCCGACTACACCTACGGCTACGGCAACGCGCTCGCCGACAACGTCGTCCGGCCCGTCATCTTCCTCTCCTACAGCGGCAACATGCGCTGGCGCACCAAGGCGGGCGACGAGATCGCCGCGCGCCTCGGCGAGCCCATGACCAAGGACGCGATCAGCCAGGCCTGGCGTACGGCCCTCGATCCGCGCGGTGAGTGGATGCCGAGCGTGCTGCGCGCCGCCGACCAGCGGCTCACCGAGGTCAGGAAGGGCATCCCGGACGCCGGTGCGCTCGTCATCGCCACCGACCAGGACTCCGCCCGCGCCTACGCCAAGCTGATCCGGGAGATCACCGGGACGAGCGCGACGGTCGTCCTGTCCGACGACTCCGGCGCCTCGGACCGTATCGACGAGTTCAGCGCCAACACCGACCGGTGGATGGTCGCCGTGCGGATGGTGTCGGAAGGGGTGGACGTCCCCCGGCTGGCGGTGGGGGTGTACGCCACGACGATTTCGACGCCGCTGTTCTTCGCCCAGGCCGTCGGGCGGTTCGTGCGGTCCCGGCGGCGCGGCGAGACCGCGTCCGTGTTCCTGCCGACCGTGCCCGATCTGCTCACCTTCGCCAACGAGATGGAGGTGGAGCGGGACCACGCCCTCGACAAGCCGAAGAAGCAGGGCGAGGAGGACCCGTACGCCGAGGAGGACAAGCTTCTCGCGGAGGCCGAGCGGGAGCAGGACGAGGACACCGGTGACCAGGACATGCTGCCGTTCGAGGCGCTGGAGTCCGACGCCGTGTTCGACCGGGTCATGTACAACGGCGCCGAGTTCGGTATGCAGGCCCACCCCGGGAGCGAGGAGGAGCAGGACTACCTCGGGATCCCCGGGCTGCTGGAGCCCGACCAGGTGCAGCTGCTGCTCCAGAAGCGGCAGGCACGGCAGATCGCGCACAGCCGCAAGAAGCCGGACGCCGAGGCCGACCTCGTGGAGCTGCCGGCCGACCGGCGGCCCGTCGTCACCCACAAGGAACTGCTGGAGCTTCGTAAGCAGCTCAACGGGATGGTCGGCGCGTACTCCCATCAGTGCGGCAAGCCGCACGGTGTCATCCACACCGAGGTACGGCGGGTGTGCGGCGGCCCGCCCAGCGCCGAGGCCACGGCGGGGCAGCTGCGGCAGCGGATCGCCAAGGTGCAGGAGTGGGCGACCCGGATGAAGTGA
- a CDS encoding IclR family transcriptional regulator, with product MTAETSQTLDRGLRVLKLLADTDHGLTVTELSNKLGVNRTVVYRLLATLEQHALVRRDLGGRARVGLGVLRLGRQVHPLVREAALPALRSLAEDIGATAHLTLVDGTEALAVAVVEPTWTDYHVAYRAGFRHSLDRGAAGRAILSGRQQPGDWPGYALTHGELEAGASGAAAPLIGVSGVEGSVGVVMLADAVPERVGPRVMDAAREVADALR from the coding sequence GTGACCGCGGAGACCTCTCAGACGCTTGATCGGGGACTGCGTGTCCTCAAGCTGCTGGCCGACACCGACCACGGGCTGACCGTCACCGAGCTGTCCAACAAGCTCGGCGTCAACCGGACCGTGGTGTACCGCCTGCTCGCCACCCTGGAACAGCATGCCCTCGTACGACGTGACCTGGGCGGACGTGCCCGGGTGGGACTGGGGGTGCTGCGGCTCGGGCGGCAGGTGCATCCGCTGGTACGGGAGGCCGCGCTGCCCGCGTTGCGCTCGTTGGCGGAGGACATAGGGGCCACCGCCCATCTCACGCTCGTCGACGGGACCGAGGCGTTGGCGGTCGCGGTGGTCGAGCCGACGTGGACGGACTATCACGTGGCGTACCGGGCCGGGTTCCGGCACTCGCTGGACCGGGGGGCGGCGGGGCGGGCGATTCTGTCGGGGCGGCAGCAGCCGGGGGACTGGCCGGGGTACGCGCTCACGCACGGGGAGCTGGAGGCGGGGGCGAGTGGGGCGGCGGCGCCGTTGATCGGGGTGAGCGGGGTCGAGGGCAGTGTGGGAGTCGTGATGTTGGCCGATGCGGTGCCGGAGCGGGTGGGGCCGCGGGTGATGGACGCGGCACGGGAGGTCGCCGACGCGCTGCGGTGA
- a CDS encoding alpha/beta fold hydrolase — protein sequence MTDASQVLTRVFPSDDGPLAYLDVGQDTGSGAPLVLLHGGFTDHRMWRDLVPGLVAAGHRVIAPDARGHGASANASKPFRLTDDLAALLRHLDTGPAILIGMSMGGGTAVDTALEHPDLVRALVVSGVGTSEPEHTDPWTKDSVARYYGTLMSGDIEGWLEVVGEAVAGPYRKVDEVGPDIVRRVREMSRATAEKHTVGETDWHVPVTNTWARAATITAPTLALNGALDAPDLIAMAERLAATVAADSHTVSIEATAHYANMERPDTFTEHLLNWLNRLP from the coding sequence ATGACTGATGCCTCTCAGGTACTCACGCGCGTCTTCCCGTCCGATGACGGCCCCCTCGCCTATCTGGACGTCGGCCAGGACACGGGGTCCGGTGCCCCGCTCGTGCTGCTGCACGGCGGCTTCACGGATCACCGCATGTGGCGCGACCTGGTCCCCGGCCTGGTGGCGGCCGGCCATCGCGTGATCGCCCCGGACGCCCGCGGGCACGGCGCCTCCGCCAACGCGAGCAAGCCGTTCCGGCTCACCGACGACCTCGCCGCGCTGCTGCGCCACCTGGACACCGGCCCGGCGATCCTGATCGGTATGTCGATGGGCGGCGGCACGGCCGTCGACACGGCCCTGGAACACCCCGACCTCGTACGCGCCCTCGTCGTCAGCGGTGTCGGCACCAGCGAGCCCGAGCACACGGACCCCTGGACCAAGGACAGCGTCGCCCGCTACTACGGCACGCTGATGTCCGGCGACATCGAGGGCTGGCTGGAAGTGGTCGGCGAGGCGGTCGCCGGTCCGTACCGCAAGGTCGACGAGGTGGGCCCCGACATCGTCCGGCGCGTACGGGAGATGAGCCGCGCCACGGCCGAGAAGCACACCGTCGGCGAGACGGACTGGCACGTCCCGGTCACGAACACCTGGGCCCGCGCCGCCACGATCACGGCCCCCACCCTCGCCCTCAACGGCGCCCTCGACGCCCCCGACCTCATCGCCATGGCCGAACGCCTGGCAGCCACGGTCGCCGCCGACTCCCACACCGTCTCGATCGAGGCCACGGCGCACTACGCCAACATGGAACGCCCGGACACGTTCACCGAACACTTGCTGAACTGGCTGAACCGGCTGCCCTAG
- a CDS encoding glycine betaine ABC transporter substrate-binding protein has product MSRRTPLPLVCLLLTGCGLTSGSPMTDDVLPGSVGQGQPLKGAQLTVTAKDFTENLILGAVMGIAFQAAGAEVLDRTGIQGSFGAREAVRSGDADAMYEYTGTAWITYQGNSTPIPDPKRQWEEVRDADLRNGLTWLPPSALNNTYALALNRANSAEYGTKTLSDVALLAAKRPGAVTLCVESEFANRADGLPGMQKAYGMSLPTGNITQMDSGIIYTQAAKGSCLFGEVYTTDGRIESMKLAVMADDRRFFPNYNAAPEINSATLKEWPEIADVLAPLTRKLNNDVARELNARVDVDGEDPHQVALDWMVAEGFVREG; this is encoded by the coding sequence ATGAGCCGCCGCACGCCTCTCCCGCTCGTCTGTCTGCTGCTGACCGGCTGCGGACTGACCAGCGGCTCCCCCATGACCGACGACGTACTGCCGGGCTCGGTCGGACAGGGGCAGCCGCTCAAGGGCGCCCAACTGACCGTCACCGCCAAGGACTTCACCGAGAACCTGATCCTCGGAGCCGTCATGGGCATCGCCTTCCAGGCGGCCGGCGCGGAGGTGCTGGACCGCACCGGCATCCAGGGCTCGTTCGGCGCCCGGGAGGCGGTGCGCAGCGGGGACGCGGACGCCATGTACGAGTACACGGGCACCGCCTGGATCACCTACCAGGGCAACAGCACCCCGATCCCCGACCCGAAGCGGCAGTGGGAGGAGGTCCGCGACGCCGACCTCAGGAACGGCCTGACCTGGCTGCCGCCCTCCGCGCTCAACAACACCTACGCCCTCGCCCTCAACCGCGCCAACTCCGCCGAGTACGGCACGAAGACCCTCTCCGACGTGGCCCTGCTGGCGGCGAAGAGGCCGGGGGCGGTCACGCTGTGCGTGGAGAGCGAGTTCGCCAACCGCGCGGACGGGCTGCCGGGCATGCAGAAGGCGTACGGGATGAGCCTGCCCACCGGGAACATCACCCAGATGGACAGCGGGATCATCTACACCCAGGCGGCGAAGGGGAGTTGTCTGTTCGGGGAGGTCTACACGACCGACGGGCGGATCGAGTCGATGAAGCTCGCGGTGATGGCCGACGACCGCCGCTTCTTCCCCAACTACAACGCCGCCCCCGAGATCAACTCCGCGACCCTGAAGGAGTGGCCGGAGATCGCCGACGTCCTCGCCCCCCTCACGAGGAAGCTGAACAACGACGTGGCGCGCGAGCTGAACGCCCGGGTGGACGTCGACGGGGAGGATCCGCACCAGGTGGCGTTGGACTGGATGGTGGCGGAGGGGTTCGTGCGGGAGGGGTGA
- a CDS encoding tyrosine-type recombinase/integrase: MAEEKKRTRQPNGRSSIYLGKDGKWHGRVTVGTCDDGKPDRRHVERKTRAEVTAAVRELEKQRDAKTVRKPGKPWTVTAWLTHWIENVAPLAVNDNTMVGYRVAVRKHLIPGLGAHRLDKLKPEHIEVFYAKMQANGSKPATAHQVHRTFRVALNEAVRRGHLGKNPVQLAKAPKVGDYEVEPYTVAEVQRLLKAAGQSRNSARWAVALALGLRQGEVLGLKWEDVDLDAGFLMVRRSRHRPQYAHGCAEPCGRKAGYCPQKRRSNPETSTTKSRAGRRAVGLPEQLVDLLRAHRTAQEAECEAAGAKWVDGGLVFPDEHGRSPSHRTDWAEWKALLAEAKIRDGRLHDARHTAATVLLILGVPERAVMGLMGWSTTAMAARYQHMVDAVRSDVARQVDGLIWKAEEKDRPNGDDDGAAGAVVPAN, from the coding sequence ATGGCAGAAGAGAAGAAGCGCACCCGGCAGCCCAACGGCCGTTCGTCCATCTACCTGGGCAAGGACGGGAAATGGCACGGTCGGGTCACCGTCGGGACCTGCGACGACGGGAAGCCCGACCGCCGTCACGTCGAGCGCAAGACTCGCGCCGAAGTCACCGCAGCAGTGAGGGAGTTGGAGAAGCAGCGCGACGCCAAGACTGTGCGCAAGCCGGGCAAGCCGTGGACCGTCACGGCGTGGCTGACGCACTGGATCGAGAACGTGGCGCCCCTCGCGGTCAACGACAACACGATGGTCGGGTACCGCGTCGCCGTACGGAAGCACCTCATCCCCGGCCTGGGTGCACACCGGCTCGACAAGCTCAAGCCGGAGCACATCGAGGTCTTCTACGCGAAGATGCAGGCCAACGGCAGCAAGCCCGCGACCGCTCACCAGGTGCACCGCACCTTCCGGGTCGCGCTCAATGAGGCTGTTCGGCGCGGCCATCTCGGCAAGAACCCCGTCCAGTTGGCCAAGGCGCCCAAGGTGGGTGACTACGAGGTGGAGCCCTACACCGTGGCGGAGGTACAGCGGCTGTTGAAGGCCGCCGGCCAGAGTCGCAACTCCGCACGCTGGGCCGTCGCACTCGCGCTCGGACTCAGGCAGGGGGAGGTACTGGGTCTCAAGTGGGAGGACGTGGACCTTGACGCCGGGTTCCTGATGGTCCGCCGCAGTCGCCACCGGCCGCAGTACGCCCACGGATGCGCGGAGCCCTGCGGACGGAAAGCCGGGTACTGCCCGCAGAAGCGGCGCAGCAACCCCGAGACGTCCACCACGAAGTCACGTGCCGGGCGCCGCGCGGTCGGTCTCCCCGAGCAACTCGTTGACCTACTGCGCGCCCACCGCACAGCGCAGGAAGCTGAGTGCGAAGCGGCCGGCGCGAAGTGGGTGGACGGCGGGTTGGTGTTCCCGGATGAGCACGGGCGTAGTCCCTCCCACCGGACGGACTGGGCAGAGTGGAAGGCTCTGCTGGCAGAGGCGAAGATCCGAGACGGCCGACTGCACGACGCGCGCCACACCGCCGCCACGGTCCTGCTCATCCTCGGAGTGCCCGAGCGCGCAGTGATGGGCCTCATGGGATGGTCGACCACCGCCATGGCCGCTCGGTATCAGCACATGGTCGACGCGGTGCGGTCCGACGTGGCGCGACAGGTCGATGGGTTGATCTGGAAGGCCGAGGAGAAAGACCGGCCGAACGGCGACGACGACGGCGCCGCCGGGGCCGTCGTACCCGCCAACTGA
- a CDS encoding S16 family serine protease yields the protein MLSRLSSLSRPVAVAVCALPVVGLLATAVFAPLPFSVAQPGMTANVLGDNKGEPVITISGAEARKTTGQLRMTTIEATGPDARVGLGEVIDGWFRTDQAVMPREAVYPSGDTTEEIQEYNRAEMKESQDTATEAALAYLGEDSGDIEVTLRLADVGGPSAGLLFSLGIVDKLDGDGSGGDLTGGRVIAGTGTIDTSGKVGAVGGVALKTQAARRDGATVFLVPKAECSDARTELPEGLRLVPVTTLKGAVSSLVALETGKGTVPGC from the coding sequence GTGCTCTCTCGCCTCTCCAGCCTTTCGCGTCCCGTGGCCGTAGCCGTCTGTGCCCTGCCCGTGGTGGGGCTGCTCGCCACGGCGGTGTTCGCGCCGTTGCCGTTCTCCGTGGCGCAGCCGGGGATGACGGCGAACGTGCTGGGCGACAACAAGGGCGAGCCGGTGATCACGATCAGCGGCGCGGAGGCCCGGAAGACCACCGGGCAGCTGCGGATGACGACGATCGAGGCGACCGGACCGGACGCCCGCGTCGGGCTCGGCGAGGTGATCGACGGCTGGTTCCGCACGGACCAGGCGGTCATGCCCCGCGAGGCGGTCTACCCGAGCGGGGACACCACCGAGGAGATCCAGGAGTACAACCGGGCCGAGATGAAGGAGTCCCAGGACACGGCCACCGAGGCGGCGCTCGCCTACCTCGGCGAGGACTCCGGCGACATCGAGGTCACCCTGCGGCTCGCCGACGTCGGCGGCCCCAGCGCGGGCCTGCTCTTCTCCCTCGGCATCGTCGACAAGCTCGACGGCGACGGCAGCGGTGGCGACCTCACGGGCGGCCGGGTCATCGCCGGTACGGGGACGATCGACACCTCGGGCAAGGTCGGTGCCGTCGGCGGGGTCGCGCTCAAGACCCAGGCGGCCCGCCGCGACGGCGCCACCGTGTTCCTCGTCCCCAAGGCCGAGTGCTCCGACGCCCGGACCGAACTGCCCGAGGGGCTGCGGCTCGTCCCGGTGACGACCCTGAAGGGCGCGGTCTCCTCGCTCGTGGCCCTGGAGACGGGCAAGGGGACCGTGCCCGGCTGCTGA
- a CDS encoding DUF3631 domain-containing protein: MTDIIDGAALLNEVEAFHRRFNVFPTEAAYVAVTLWDAHAHLLDCFDSTPRIAFLSPEPGSGKSRALDVIETLVPRAMAAVDASAAALFRSVSGMDSGRPTILFDEIDTVFGPKAGENEQLRGFINAGHTRGRETYRCVGDGANQQVQGFPSYCALAVAGLGNLPDTIMTRSVIIRMRRRARNEKVEAFRIRIHVPEGNAIRDRLAKWAETTQERIAGAFPEMPDGVTDRPADVWEPLIAVADAVGGDWPRRAREACVALVTASKANDKGSIGIRLLTDLRDHVMSGIDRLPTVAVLDRLNALDDAPWADLNGKPLDNRRLSRMLSEYVTADGDPIAPRNIKTGGSVLKGYYAADLHDAWQRYCPPVPENPLPPLPGTENTV; the protein is encoded by the coding sequence ATGACGGACATCATCGACGGCGCGGCCCTGCTCAACGAGGTCGAAGCCTTCCACCGCCGCTTCAACGTCTTCCCCACCGAAGCTGCCTACGTCGCCGTCACGCTGTGGGACGCCCACGCCCACCTGCTCGACTGCTTCGACTCCACTCCCCGCATCGCGTTCCTTTCCCCGGAACCCGGATCGGGCAAGTCACGGGCGCTGGACGTGATCGAAACCCTGGTCCCGCGCGCCATGGCGGCTGTGGACGCGTCGGCCGCCGCCCTGTTCCGCTCCGTGTCCGGCATGGACAGCGGACGGCCCACGATCCTGTTCGACGAGATCGACACGGTCTTCGGCCCCAAGGCGGGGGAGAACGAACAGCTCCGGGGGTTCATCAACGCTGGCCACACACGAGGCAGGGAGACGTACCGGTGTGTCGGAGACGGCGCCAACCAGCAGGTACAGGGGTTCCCCTCGTACTGCGCACTCGCCGTCGCCGGACTCGGTAACCTCCCCGACACGATCATGACCCGGTCCGTCATCATCCGGATGCGCCGCCGGGCTCGCAACGAGAAGGTCGAGGCCTTCCGCATCCGCATCCACGTGCCCGAGGGCAACGCGATTCGCGACCGGCTCGCGAAGTGGGCGGAAACCACTCAGGAGCGGATCGCGGGTGCTTTTCCCGAGATGCCCGACGGTGTCACCGACCGCCCGGCGGATGTCTGGGAACCCCTCATCGCGGTCGCCGACGCCGTGGGCGGCGACTGGCCCCGCCGCGCACGGGAAGCCTGTGTGGCACTCGTGACCGCGTCCAAGGCCAACGACAAGGGAAGCATCGGCATCCGGCTGCTCACCGACCTCCGCGACCACGTGATGAGCGGCATCGACCGCCTTCCCACCGTCGCCGTCCTCGACCGTCTCAACGCCCTCGACGACGCCCCATGGGCCGACCTCAACGGTAAGCCGCTCGACAACCGGCGCCTCTCCCGGATGCTCTCTGAGTACGTCACCGCCGACGGCGACCCCATCGCGCCCCGGAACATCAAGACCGGCGGAAGCGTCCTCAAGGGCTACTACGCCGCCGATCTCCACGACGCGTGGCAGCGCTACTGCCCCCCGGTTCCGGAGAATCCGCTACCTCCGCTACCCGGCACCGAAAACACGGTCTGA
- a CDS encoding excisionase family DNA-binding protein — protein MDTAHLADSIDHTLALLTVEEAARRLRIGRTTCFALVRSGELESITVGHLRRVPADAIPEFVTRLRKKQNRTATVTIVQAA, from the coding sequence ATGGACACGGCCCACCTCGCCGACTCCATCGATCACACCCTCGCCCTGCTCACCGTCGAAGAGGCCGCCCGGCGACTCCGCATCGGCCGGACCACGTGCTTCGCGCTTGTCCGCTCCGGCGAACTGGAGTCCATCACCGTCGGCCACCTCCGGAGGGTCCCCGCCGACGCCATCCCCGAGTTCGTCACCCGCCTTCGCAAGAAGCAGAACCGCACCGCCACCGTCACCATCGTCCAGGCCGCCTAG